The proteins below come from a single Cannabis sativa cultivar Pink pepper isolate KNU-18-1 chromosome 3, ASM2916894v1, whole genome shotgun sequence genomic window:
- the LOC115710166 gene encoding APO protein 4, mitochondrial yields MALRKVLSSNVCSKINILLWEEFQWRSYNTAKKNLVDIRPMIQKRIESRAKDYPIRGMIPVAEEVLNSRRVLIQGVSALLKVIPIVSCKFCPEVYIGEVGHLIQTCCGPKRFGKKQVHEWIVGGLKDILVTVEAFHLQHMFQSIVKHSERFDLERVPAVVELCWQAGADPNHECSLTNTPDSNGNSCDADADGVEYMSIQELKSIAKTTLHAWETLREGVQRLLLVYPAKVCKHCSEVHIGPSGHLARNCGVFKYESWRGTHIWKKAEVNDLVPPKIVWRRRPQDPPVLLNEGSDFYGHAPAVVDLCTKTGIIAPTKYNCMMKIQGLSRPMQFKD; encoded by the exons atggCGCTGAGGAAGGTTTTGAGTTCGAATGTGTGTAGCAAAATCAATATATTATTGTGGGAGGAGTTTCAATGGAGGTCTTACAATACCGCAAAGAAGAATTTAGTGGATATCCGACCCATGATACAGAAGAGAATCGAAAGCCGGGCTAAGGATTACCCGATCCGGGGAATGATTCCAGTGGCAGAGGAGGTCCTCAACTCCAGGAGGGTCCTTATTCAGGGTGTCTCTGCTCTTCTCAAAGTGATCCCAATTGTTTCCTGCAA GTTTTGTCCTGAGGTCTATATTGGTGAGGTAGGCCACTTAATCCAGACCTGCTGTGGTCCTAAACGTTTTGGCAAAAAACAAGTTCATGAATGGATAGTTGGTGGTCTGAAAGATATTCTCGTTACAGTAGAGGCATTTCACTTACAACACATGTTCCAGAGTATTGTTAAACACAGTGAAAGGTTCGACCTTGAACGTGTTCCTGCAGTTGTTGAGTTATGCTGGCAAGCAGGAGCCGACCCAAATCATGAATGCTCACTGACCAACACTCCTGATTCAAATGGTAACTCTTGTGATGCTGATGCTGATGGAGTTGAGTATATGTCTATTCAAGAGCTGAAATCAATAGCTAAAACTACTTTGCATGCATGGGAAACACTTAGAGAAGGTGTACAGAGGTTGTTGTTGGTCTATCCAGCTAAAGTCTGCAAACATTGTTCTGAAGTACATATTGGGCCATCTGGTCATTTGGCTAGGAATTGTGGAGTGTTTAAGTATGAAAGTTGGCGAGGAACACATATCTGGAAGAAAGCAGAAGTAAATGATTTAGTGCCTCCAAAAATTGTGTGGCGGCGAAGGCCTCAGGATCCTCCTGTGCTTTTAAATGAAGGCAGCGATTTTTATGGACATGCCCCGGCTGTTGTTGATCTATGCACAAAGACTGGTATAATTGCGCCTACAAAGTATAATTGTATGATGAAGATTCAAGGTTTATCTAGACCTATGCAATTCAAAGATTGA
- the LOC133035854 gene encoding auxin-responsive protein IAA27-like produces MSMPLKHDYIGLSESVPSMESSGKSSEKKSGSGLNLKATELRLGLPGSESPEREEGLAGLGLVTGAKRGFSDAIDGVSGKWVFSGKGGSAADLVKGGNLFSPRGVNNGGSESNNRTTGLTVSSTVKDGVPQSPKPLQQKKPQPFAPTAK; encoded by the coding sequence ATGTCTATGCCCTTAAAGCATGATTACATAGGCTTATCAGAGTCAGTTCCTTCAATGGAAAGCTCTGGCAAGTCTTCTGAGAAAAAAAGTGGTTCTGGTTTGAACCTTAAGGCCACTGAGCTGAGACTGGGTTTGCCCGGGTCCGAGTCCCCAGAAAGAGAGGAGGGTCTTGCGGGGCTGGGCTTAGTCACTGGAGCTAAGAGAGGTTTCTCTGACGCCATTGATGGAGTTTCTGGCAAGTGGGTTTTCTCTGGAAAAGGTGGATCTGCGGCTGATTTGGTTAAAGGTGGTAACTTGTTTTCTCCTCGAGGTGTTAATAATGGTGGGTCGGAGTCTAACAACCGTACAACGGGTTTGACTGTCTCGTCAACTGTCAAAGATGGTGTTCCTCAGTCCCCAAAGCCATTGCAGCAGAAGAAGCCTCAGCCCTTTGCTCCGACTGCAAAGTAA